The Variovorax sp. PMC12 genome segment CGATATCGCGAGCGCCCTGAAGCCGGGGCCGAAGGCGATCTCGGACATCCGGTAGCCCATGCACAGGGCGAACTCCATGCTCATCTGGTATTCGGTGCTGTGCGGGTTCGAGACCAGCAGCGGGGTGTAGGTCCACCAGGCGCTGCCGCCGGCCTCGTGCAACTCGAAGGCGACCATCGGGCCCAGCACCCACTGGTACCTGACCACGAACTCGGCCAGTTCCCGGTAGGTGCGCGCGCTGCTCATGCCCATGCCCCATACGCCCAGCGAAGCCAGGCTGACGCGCCGGCCCGCCTCGAACGGCGCTTCGGGTCCCGGCGACAGCGCCACCGCATTGCGAAGAATGGTCTGCATCTGCGCATAAGAGACCTTCCTCGAATGCGACATCAGCTCGCTTTCGTCGATTCCGGTGCCATGCAAGAGCTCCGATGCCGAGGCGCCGCTCTGCGTCAGCGCCATCACGCAGGCGGCCGTGCCGTGCATGGGATAGCAGCGGTCGTCGGGCGGGGCGACCAGGTTGCGGCGGGTTCCGAACCTCATGAGTGTGTGTGTGTTGGCGGATTCGTTGATGGATGAACGACTCCGATTAAAGAAGACTTCGAACGGCCGCGTTCGATTCGCGGCTGCAGAAAGTCACACTCACGCTACCAATTGCGAAGAATTGGCGCTAAAAGTTGATCATTGGTAGTTAACGCGAGGTTAACTTCAGCTGGCCTCGTCGATCGGCACGAAGCCGAGCCTGCGCGAGATTTCGAGCGCGCAGGCTTTCAGCGGCACGGCCACGCGGCCGTTCCAGTCGCTGTCGAAGGTGGCTTCCGGGCCCATGGCCGTGATGCCCAGCACCAGGTTGTTGGTCGAGTCGAACACCGGCGCACAGAAAGCGTCGATGCCGGGAATCGGCTGGCCCAGCGTGCGCGACATGCCGTGCAGGCGGGTTTCGACCAACAGCGCCTCGATCTGCGAGTGCGACAGTTCGGTGGTGGAGCCGCGGCCGTCGGCCGGGCGGGTGCGCGCCAGGTCTTCGAGCATCATCTTCTCGACCACCTTGGGCGGCAGGTAGGCCGCGAACAGCCGCCCCGTGGCCGTGTAGGCCAGCGACATGACGGTGCCGGTGCGCAGGTTCACGTGCAGCGGGTGGATGGGTTCCTCCAGCCGCACGACGGTCGGCCCGAAATTGCCCCATACGGCCACCGCGATGCTCTGTTCGGTTTCCGAG includes the following:
- a CDS encoding IclR family transcriptional regulator, with amino-acid sequence MEKPRRGIQSVEIGTQLLVALGRHVAPMALRDLGKAAGVPVGKAHPYLVSFLKVGFVVQDGAGRYELGPLALQLGLAKLQRLDPIKEASPLIEALASETEQSIAVAVWGNFGPTVVRLEEPIHPLHVNLRTGTVMSLAYTATGRLFAAYLPPKVVEKMMLEDLARTRPADGRGSTTELSHSQIEALLVETRLHGMSRTLGQPIPGIDAFCAPVFDSTNNLVLGITAMGPEATFDSDWNGRVAVPLKACALEISRRLGFVPIDEAS